In the Leptospira wolffii serovar Khorat str. Khorat-H2 genome, ATTCTGAGCGGTAACCATTAAGGAGAGAGACCTATTATCCGGATCGGAAATATTTCCAAGATATGCGAATTCCAAAGATAGAAGGTTATTATACAAATCAATATATGCATTTCTTGCATAAATCGCTTCGGATAGTACCGGATTCGAAGTGTTTACTCCGGTTATGCAGGATTTATTTAAGCATGCGGGTGCTGCGATTTTTACGTCTTCCATCTGATAGGAAACATTACCGATGGATTGGACATATTTATCAAAAGCTTCCCCTTGGTTTCTGAAATATGTGCCGGTTCCATTTATGAAATTATACGCAAAGTTACCGCCGGAGGCGGACCATTCCGTTTGCAATGTAAGTGCATCTTGGTGGATTAATTCTGCAAGCGCCTGGATATAATCGAATCTGCGGGGAGTAGCTACGTTGGCATTATGAATCGCTGTATTATCGTAAGTCGTATCCGGTTGGCCCCCGTCCGCAGTAAAGATAAGCATCTCCAATGCTTCGAATCCCTTATATTTATAGAGGCAAGGTTGTAATGCAGTGCTGGTAATAGTCGTTGTCGGACAAGCCGCCAAAGCCGGCGTACTAATAATTTGGCTAACCGTACTCCAAAGAGGGCGGGCACCTGATTTTTCAAATCCGTCCATCTTGGTATAATACGATTTGCTATTAGGTAGATCCGCAGGCCCAAAATAAAAGACTTCCACTTTTTTTAGGGAGACCCTAGCGTTTTTCCATGCGGTTTGCAGAGCGGTGAGGTCTCCAGAACTTTTGGAGGAACTATAAGTGTCGGCTGCATTTTTCAAGACCAAGGTCTTGGCCTCCAAATCGTCCAAGCTGGGTATGATAATATTATTTGCAGAATATTCTAAGATCTCGGTATAATCCACTGTAGGCGTTAAGAGGGAACCGAAAGCCAGAGGGAGTAGATTGGTCCCTCCTCCTCCCCCACATCCTATAAGGGAGAATAAACCTGCGAGGGTCGCTTTATAGATTTGCTTTTTATAATATTCTTTCATCTTAGGTTCACCCCTTATAAGGATTCCAGGAATTTGATTAACTGAGCCCTTTCACTAGCACTACGGACCTGGAAGTTTTGGCGGGCCTGGGTCGCTTCTCCTCCGTGCCAAAGGATGGCTTCTTCTACCCCGTTGGCTCTTCCATCATGTAGGAGTTTGAAATGTCCATTTACAGTTTTGATCAAACCGAGCCCCCAAAGAGGAGTCGTTCTCCATTCTTGACCGTTTGCGTCAAAGTCCTGGCGTCCATCCGCTAAATCCGCACCCATATCGTGCAATAACAGGTCTGTGTAAGGTTTGATATGTTGATTGGAAAGTTCCGGAAAGCCCGAGACGGTTCCGGTTTGTACATACGGTTTATGGCATGCAACACATCCAAGTGTAGTGAAAAGTGCTTTGCCTGCGATCACATTCGGATCCGATACGTTTCTTCTCGCGGGAACGCCGACCATCTTCGTATAGAAGGTAATGCTATTCGCCAAAGATACGGTAATTTCAGGATCCGCACTGGAGGAAGCGTTGGTTAGACAAGCGGTTTGCGCACTAGGACAATTGTCCGTGGAGAAGAGAGGGCTTGTTATCCCGATATCGCCTAAGAAAGCTCCTTGGTTTTGTTGAGCCAGATTGGGCTCGTTGGCTTTCCAGCCGAAACGTCCTAAAACTTTCGTCGACGTGGCCGCATCCCAGACCTGATTGGCTTTACCTGAAATTCCATCCGAGTTCGCATCGCTCGGGTCCGCCCAGCCAAGGATAGTAGATTCTGGAATAGCTTCTAATAGACCGAGACCGGGAATCATGGGAGCGGTTCTGGGTGAGAAATGGAATCCTTCGGGTCCTGTTGTCGGATCTCCGAACAAGGAATTCCAAGTAAAGGAATACGTAGGCTTTTTCAGGATTACATTGGTCCCATCTGGATAGGTCGTACTTCCACTCGGATAGTTTGGAGCAGGAAAATTGGAATAAGAAACGAAAGCGGCTCCTTCGGGCGGAGTAAAATTAGTTCCTTGAATCGAAGTGGGCGAGCAATCCAAGTTTGAATCATAAATGCTAGGATCGCAGCCTAAGCCTCTAGGGTTCAATTGCAATCCGTAGTTGGTTAGACCGATTGGTCCTCCAGTCGTAGGATCCGTTCCATCTTTCGAAAGACGGATAAGAATCCCAATCGCATTATTCAAATTTCCTGATGCAGGAGGAGCACCTCTACCGTCATGAGAATGACAGCCTTGACAAGATCTAGCGTTGAAAGTGGGTCCTAGTCCGAATGCCGCACTACTACCTTCTGCCGTCCAAGTTTGGTTGAAGAAACTATTTCCATTATTGAATAAGACTCCATTAGAGGACTGCATATTGAATGCGTGTACATCGAAAGAAGATTGATTCGAAATACAATTCGTTCCGTAGCCACCGGAGTATCTTTCTCCCGGATCGGCCAAGGGATCTTCGGCAATCGGGGGAATGCAGGTATCGGAACCTTCCGAGGTAAATTGCCCTAACGCGGCTGCCAAGGCCAAAACTCCTTGGCCTGAACCTTGGCTGTTACCGCAGTTTCCTAGAAAATAGAGTAAGCAAACCAGGAAAGGAGTCTTCCGGAGAAGTCCTTTCCATTGTTCGCTTTTCTTTTTTCCCAATTGGTTTTCATTTTTTTCACAGTTCATATTTGTTTATTTGTTTGGGATAAAGATTTTTAATTCAGATTAAACCATAAGCAATCCGGTTAGTATTGACTCATAGCATTTGCGAAGTCCGAAACCAAAGTACCGGATAATAGAGACTGCAAGTCATCTAACAGGTTTTGTTGAGCGACTGTACTATTGGCGCTCTTCATGATAATCTGGTCATAACGTTCCGAAATCGTTCCGGAGGCGCAGCTAGCCGTGTAATTCGGATCCGAAGTTTCGTTACTTAGATTGATGCAGAAATAATCGCGGGCTTGGGTCGCGTCCGCAATAATGAAATTGCTCGTAGAAGATTGTACTAAAGTTGAGAGCCCCGGACCGGTGCTAATGTTCA is a window encoding:
- a CDS encoding imelysin family protein, whose translation is MKEYYKKQIYKATLAGLFSLIGCGGGGGTNLLPLAFGSLLTPTVDYTEILEYSANNIIIPSLDDLEAKTLVLKNAADTYSSSKSSGDLTALQTAWKNARVSLKKVEVFYFGPADLPNSKSYYTKMDGFEKSGARPLWSTVSQIISTPALAACPTTTITSTALQPCLYKYKGFEALEMLIFTADGGQPDTTYDNTAIHNANVATPRRFDYIQALAELIHQDALTLQTEWSASGGNFAYNFINGTGTYFRNQGEAFDKYVQSIGNVSYQMEDVKIAAPACLNKSCITGVNTSNPVLSEAIYARNAYIDLYNNLLSLEFAYLGNISDPDNRSLSLMVTAQNPSMDTNIKSAITDLKNSLNSKIGSNKDLYAEIALDSGTVGSGSNVESQVKPLWQKALTLKTYLTIDAFSVLGVPNLPSPNDGD
- a CDS encoding di-heme oxidoredictase family protein; this encodes MNCEKNENQLGKKKSEQWKGLLRKTPFLVCLLYFLGNCGNSQGSGQGVLALAAALGQFTSEGSDTCIPPIAEDPLADPGERYSGGYGTNCISNQSSFDVHAFNMQSSNGVLFNNGNSFFNQTWTAEGSSAAFGLGPTFNARSCQGCHSHDGRGAPPASGNLNNAIGILIRLSKDGTDPTTGGPIGLTNYGLQLNPRGLGCDPSIYDSNLDCSPTSIQGTNFTPPEGAAFVSYSNFPAPNYPSGSTTYPDGTNVILKKPTYSFTWNSLFGDPTTGPEGFHFSPRTAPMIPGLGLLEAIPESTILGWADPSDANSDGISGKANQVWDAATSTKVLGRFGWKANEPNLAQQNQGAFLGDIGITSPLFSTDNCPSAQTACLTNASSSADPEITVSLANSITFYTKMVGVPARRNVSDPNVIAGKALFTTLGCVACHKPYVQTGTVSGFPELSNQHIKPYTDLLLHDMGADLADGRQDFDANGQEWRTTPLWGLGLIKTVNGHFKLLHDGRANGVEEAILWHGGEATQARQNFQVRSASERAQLIKFLESL